The proteins below are encoded in one region of Candidatus Omnitrophota bacterium:
- a CDS encoding beta-ketoacyl-[acyl-carrier-protein] synthase family protein, translating to MDKTVVVTGVGVLSPNGIGKAAFWQALKDGKSGIKPITIFNPGFFKSKQAGEISDFKAEEFLGTKGLQNTDRATKLVCSASKLALEDSELNITERNTDNIGVVTGTTLSLWNIAELSREMVEDGPQFVTAGIFPGTTINSASSQISIRHKIKGFNTTISTGYTASLDALKYATNFIKLGRAKAVLVAGVEGLTFAGFTGFYKIGFLAGIKGEEISCPFDKRRNGIVLAEAAVVLVVEDAEHAEARGAKIYAELAAIENSFDAFRAAKYEPQASGLKRTMLKALKSAKLHGEDIDYVSSAANSVPQQDALETMAIKEVFNIYAEKTPVSAIKSMVGESVSAGGIMQLTAALGSLEEGFIPPTINYREKDPECDLDYVVNQARSQEVNNILVNNFGPGGNNATVVVKKYGGV from the coding sequence ATGGATAAAACTGTTGTTGTAACTGGAGTCGGCGTACTTTCTCCAAACGGGATTGGCAAAGCTGCTTTTTGGCAGGCCTTAAAAGATGGTAAGTCGGGAATTAAGCCGATTACTATTTTTAATCCTGGTTTTTTTAAGAGTAAACAAGCCGGAGAGATATCTGATTTTAAGGCTGAGGAGTTTTTAGGGACAAAAGGACTTCAAAATACCGATCGAGCTACTAAATTAGTTTGTTCAGCCTCAAAGTTGGCCCTGGAGGATTCAGAGTTAAATATCACTGAGCGAAACACCGACAATATTGGAGTAGTTACCGGGACCACACTTTCATTATGGAATATTGCTGAATTGAGTCGGGAAATGGTTGAAGACGGCCCGCAATTTGTTACTGCCGGAATTTTTCCCGGAACTACCATAAATAGCGCATCGAGCCAGATATCAATTCGTCATAAGATTAAAGGTTTTAATACTACGATTTCAACCGGCTATACTGCGAGCCTAGATGCTCTTAAATATGCTACAAATTTCATTAAGCTTGGCCGAGCAAAGGCAGTTTTAGTCGCTGGAGTTGAAGGTTTAACTTTTGCCGGGTTTACTGGTTTTTATAAGATTGGTTTTTTAGCCGGCATAAAGGGGGAGGAAATATCCTGTCCTTTTGATAAAAGAAGGAATGGAATCGTTTTAGCTGAGGCAGCAGTAGTTTTAGTTGTTGAAGATGCTGAGCACGCTGAGGCCAGAGGAGCTAAGATTTATGCTGAGCTAGCTGCCATTGAGAATTCATTTGATGCTTTTCGGGCTGCTAAATATGAGCCTCAGGCTAGTGGTTTAAAAAGAACGATGCTTAAAGCTTTAAAGTCAGCTAAGCTGCATGGGGAAGATATTGATTATGTTTCTTCAGCGGCTAATTCAGTTCCTCAGCAGGATGCTTTAGAGACTATGGCAATAAAGGAAGTTTTTAATATTTATGCTGAGAAGACTCCGGTAAGCGCAATTAAGTCAATGGTTGGTGAGTCGGTGAGTGCCGGAGGAATCATGCAACTGACAGCCGCTTTAGGTTCCCTTGAAGAAGGGTTTATCCCGCCGACAATAAATTATCGAGAAAAAGATCCTGAATGTGACCTTGACTACGTAGTTAATCAGGCTAGATCGCAAGAAGTAAACAATATATTAGTGAATAATTTTGGTCCTGGCGGCAATAATGCCACGGTTGTCGTCAAAAAATACGGAGGTGTATAG
- a CDS encoding acyl carrier protein produces the protein MVPEDLGKQIKDIVARVIEIELDQVTPDADFINDLGVDSLKAIEITGAIEKAFRVVVPEEKIRDIRTLNQAISLTQQLLQAKG, from the coding sequence GTGGTACCCGAAGATTTAGGAAAACAAATTAAGGATATAGTCGCAAGAGTTATTGAAATTGAGCTTGATCAGGTTACTCCCGATGCTGACTTTATTAATGATTTGGGAGTAGATTCTTTGAAGGCAATTGAGATTACCGGAGCCATTGAGAAAGCCTTTCGGGTAGTTGTGCCGGAAGAAAAGATTCGTGATATTCGCACCCTTAACCAGGCGATCAGTTTAACTCAGCAGCTGCTCCAAGCAAAAGGATAA
- the fabZ gene encoding 3-hydroxyacyl-ACP dehydratase FabZ — MTWDKEKVKSILPQREPFLFIDEVIEVDEGKRIVAKKYLDPKADFFKGHFPGNPVMPGVLTIEAMAQAAILVYSTAKPEIAKKRPDYYFGSVKAKFKLPVFPNETLILEAEIIKVTDFGGVVDTIARVKDKVVAQASSTFGVKLRDE, encoded by the coding sequence ATGACTTGGGATAAAGAAAAAGTAAAGTCTATTCTGCCGCAAAGAGAACCTTTTTTATTTATTGATGAGGTAATTGAGGTAGATGAAGGTAAAAGAATAGTTGCTAAGAAGTATCTTGATCCTAAAGCTGATTTTTTCAAGGGGCATTTTCCCGGTAATCCGGTTATGCCTGGGGTTTTAACTATTGAAGCTATGGCTCAGGCGGCAATATTAGTTTATTCAACCGCAAAACCAGAAATAGCCAAGAAGAGGCCAGATTATTATTTTGGTAGCGTTAAGGCAAAGTTTAAATTGCCAGTTTTTCCTAATGAAACATTAATTTTAGAGGCCGAAATTATTAAAGTTACTGATTTTGGCGGAGTAGTAGATACAATTGCCAGAGTAAAAGATAAAGTAGTAGCTCAAGCAAGCAGTACTTTTGGGGTGAAGTTGAGAGATGAATAA
- a CDS encoding beta-ketoacyl-[acyl-carrier-protein] synthase family protein, with protein sequence MNNDRRVVVTGIGVISAVGNGKETFWKAIKEGKSGISEITSMDTSVYKCHLGGEVKDFNPEEFIPKRRIKFLGRSSQLAIAASSLALKDAKLDYKSTERKEMGVIVGTTTGERPLEELLASWAKGGFKDVDRAKVFQATVNNISANVGIEFKARGVNYLIPTACAAGNYAIGCGFDLIRSGDLNFALVGGADAFSKFAFTGFQRIYAMSPDFMRPFDKNRRGMMQGEGSGMLLLESYKSAKKRGADIYAEVLGYGLSCDAYHATAPDPKGIAKVMEKALAETGLTYKDVDYICAHGTGTGPNDKAECIGIKAVFKERSKEIMVSSIKSMLGHAMGAASAIEAAACCLAVKDDIAPPTINYETPDPDCDIDCVPNKARKAKINVALNNGFAFGGNNACVVIKKIEDA encoded by the coding sequence ATGAATAACGATAGACGAGTAGTGGTAACTGGTATTGGGGTAATCTCAGCAGTTGGTAATGGCAAAGAGACTTTCTGGAAAGCAATCAAGGAGGGAAAGTCCGGAATAAGCGAAATTACTTCAATGGATACTTCAGTTTATAAGTGCCACTTAGGTGGTGAGGTGAAGGATTTTAATCCTGAAGAGTTTATTCCTAAGCGGAGAATAAAATTTCTTGGGAGATCTTCTCAACTAGCCATAGCTGCATCAAGTCTCGCTTTAAAAGATGCTAAGCTTGACTATAAAAGCACTGAAAGAAAGGAAATGGGGGTTATTGTTGGGACAACTACTGGCGAACGACCCTTGGAGGAGCTTTTAGCCTCTTGGGCTAAGGGTGGCTTTAAAGATGTTGACCGGGCAAAAGTATTTCAAGCCACAGTGAATAATATTTCGGCTAATGTTGGAATAGAGTTTAAGGCTCGAGGGGTAAATTATCTTATTCCTACGGCTTGCGCTGCCGGAAATTACGCAATCGGTTGTGGATTTGATTTAATTAGAAGTGGGGATTTAAACTTTGCTTTAGTTGGCGGAGCCGATGCTTTTTCTAAATTTGCTTTTACCGGGTTTCAAAGGATTTATGCTATGAGCCCTGACTTTATGCGTCCTTTTGATAAAAATAGAAGAGGGATGATGCAGGGGGAAGGTTCGGGAATGCTTCTCCTAGAGTCTTACAAATCAGCTAAGAAAAGAGGTGCTGATATCTATGCTGAGGTTTTAGGCTATGGCTTATCTTGTGATGCTTATCATGCGACAGCACCTGATCCAAAAGGAATAGCTAAAGTTATGGAGAAGGCCTTAGCTGAGACCGGCCTAACCTATAAAGATGTAGATTATATTTGTGCTCATGGAACCGGAACCGGTCCAAATGATAAGGCCGAGTGCATAGGTATTAAGGCGGTTTTTAAAGAACGCTCTAAAGAGATTATGGTTAGTTCAATAAAATCTATGCTTGGTCATGCTATGGGGGCAGCTTCGGCAATTGAAGCAGCTGCTTGTTGCCTAGCGGTCAAAGATGATATCGCGCCGCCAACCATAAACTATGAGACCCCTGATCCTGATTGTGACATAGATTGTGTCCCGAATAAAGCCAGAAAGGCAAAGATTAATGTAGCCCTTAATAATGGTTTTGCTTTTGGCGGTAACAATGCCTGCGTGGTTATTAAAAAAATAGAAGATGCCTAA
- a CDS encoding NAD(P)/FAD-dependent oxidoreductase encodes MPNKYDVIVIGAGIGGLTAAAILARNGKKVLVLEKNPIAGGYAVNFKRGEFEFDASLHLLNGFFPGKPTYHFLQLAGIDNKVTFLKPEYLYRSVFPDYDIRVPQCDPKAYINILAKYFPKDKPKLEELFSLMYRIFCRIQDIEGDKISPAELTGYIGKTHQDVLDEFKISNQLAALISQVWPFIGTPPSQLPFLVFLSSFSDFIYNGGYYPKGGGQAISDALVDVICENQGEVIFKEKVSKILIEGNSAYGLVDQFGNEFFAKEIISNIDANFLFGELIENKYLPSDFLDKVSRFKPSISAFQVYLGLDIEAGKLAINDYTIFSNPDYDLSKQYQESLVNNVEVVPIEISFHNSLFDSGFPKSSTLSIVSLAGYDFWQNLSKQEYAVKKKKLADILIKRAEDFIPGLSGRIKLINIATPITMERYTGNSAGAIYGWSQTMDQYGSKRMRQNTPIDNLFLVGAWTRPAGGVSGAMQSGAMVSKKILINAANVKK; translated from the coding sequence ATGCCTAATAAATATGACGTTATAGTTATTGGCGCTGGGATCGGCGGATTAACTGCTGCTGCCATACTAGCCAGAAATGGCAAAAAGGTGTTGGTTTTGGAGAAGAATCCTATAGCCGGAGGTTATGCGGTTAATTTTAAGAGGGGTGAGTTTGAGTTTGATGCTTCTTTACATTTGCTAAACGGGTTTTTTCCTGGAAAACCAACTTATCACTTTTTGCAATTAGCCGGAATTGATAATAAAGTAACTTTTTTAAAACCCGAATATCTTTATCGTTCAGTTTTTCCGGATTACGATATCAGAGTGCCACAATGTGACCCTAAAGCCTATATTAATATTTTAGCTAAATATTTTCCTAAAGATAAGCCCAAGCTTGAAGAATTATTTAGTTTGATGTATCGTATATTTTGTCGAATTCAAGATATCGAAGGTGACAAAATATCACCGGCTGAGTTAACTGGTTATATCGGTAAGACCCATCAAGATGTTTTAGATGAATTCAAAATTAGTAATCAGCTGGCCGCTTTAATATCACAAGTTTGGCCTTTTATTGGTACCCCGCCGTCTCAGCTTCCTTTTTTAGTTTTTTTGTCATCTTTCAGTGATTTTATTTACAATGGTGGATATTATCCGAAAGGCGGCGGCCAAGCAATTTCAGATGCTTTGGTTGATGTAATTTGTGAGAACCAAGGAGAAGTTATTTTCAAAGAAAAGGTTAGCAAAATTCTTATCGAAGGTAATTCAGCGTATGGTTTAGTGGACCAATTCGGTAATGAGTTTTTTGCCAAAGAAATAATTTCAAACATTGATGCTAATTTTCTTTTCGGTGAGTTGATTGAAAATAAATATTTGCCTAGTGATTTTTTAGATAAAGTTTCTCGTTTTAAGCCATCAATTTCGGCTTTCCAGGTTTACTTAGGTTTAGATATCGAAGCAGGCAAACTCGCTATAAACGACTATACTATATTTTCTAATCCTGACTATGACTTATCTAAACAATATCAAGAATCTTTGGTTAATAATGTTGAGGTGGTTCCTATAGAAATAAGTTTTCATAACTCTCTGTTTGATTCTGGCTTTCCTAAATCAAGCACTTTGAGTATAGTTTCTTTGGCCGGCTATGATTTTTGGCAAAATCTATCAAAACAAGAATATGCGGTAAAAAAGAAAAAATTGGCCGATATTTTAATTAAGCGAGCTGAAGACTTTATTCCTGGTTTATCGGGAAGGATTAAATTGATTAATATAGCTACGCCAATTACTATGGAGCGTTATACCGGGAATTCAGCTGGTGCTATTTATGGTTGGAGCCAAACTATGGATCAATATGGTTCAAAGAGGATGCGGCAGAATACACCAATTGATAATCTTTTTCTTGTTGGAGCCTGGACTAGACCAGCAGGAGGAGTTTCTGGGGCAATGCAATCCGGAGCAATGGTATCGAAAAAAATCCTAATTAATGCAGCTAATGTCAAAAAATAA
- a CDS encoding GAF domain-containing protein codes for MIVFNLFTISGLLTGITCSFLAVILLIFGRVKEVKLTRLWMIFNTVVALWDFSLFFIGQATNSLVAFDRWRLAHVPGLLIAPLFLHVIYVFCGIQRRKFLVFSYLAALTYIVLDSFNLLSYTTQLIFGAFYYIKPIGPQYTAFATLWLYIIAHSLFVLFRFYRTASGHKKNQALYFLIVMLVGFSGGSTHFITAIAFSKGIQIYPFGQLGVALYCIVATYAILKYRLMDVRIFVSRAAAFLISYPFFLSIPFIFAYRTQVELHSLMGANWWLVPAGLIIFFSSLSPIAYSQLKIRMEEKLLADQKRYQKLLLQAASGMATEHNLNKLSKLIVYIVKRAVKVEFATIFIDDKNDGVYRMKAFRDTQREAPFANVTFLYEHSFIRYLAKHSEPCIYEELPEEIRASLGAFSSAALVIPSAVQDELLGFVILGAKLNKQPYSDDDVNVFKILSHQAALAIENSLFLEETKQAQEKIFAAEKLASIGGMADGVAHQIKNRLNQFSVASGELKYEIKDYLAKHPAITKNNKDLKKTLKYLTEIADSLINNVKRTDGIVKGILNFARVEETSTFFSQFSLKEVIDLSAELLKIKHEIFEAPLDIKLGSSDTVYGIKSQITEAVYNLLDNAYEATQEKRALMTKEGRDGFNPLIKIKLTHKAGVNLLEISDNGIGMRDEDKAKVFAPFFTTKSSYKSGTGIGVYVVKRMIEENHKGKVHFSSTYMEGTKFFVELPKK; via the coding sequence ATGATAGTTTTTAATCTTTTTACAATTTCAGGCTTACTAACTGGAATTACTTGCTCTTTCTTGGCGGTTATTTTACTTATTTTTGGTCGGGTAAAAGAAGTTAAGCTGACTCGTTTATGGATGATTTTCAACACTGTTGTTGCTCTTTGGGATTTTAGTTTATTTTTTATTGGTCAAGCGACAAATAGTTTAGTTGCTTTTGATCGGTGGAGGCTAGCTCATGTACCGGGCTTACTTATAGCCCCGCTTTTTTTACATGTTATTTATGTGTTTTGTGGTATTCAGCGACGTAAGTTTTTGGTTTTTTCCTATTTAGCCGCATTAACCTATATAGTTTTAGACTCTTTTAATTTATTAAGCTATACGACCCAATTAATTTTTGGGGCGTTTTACTATATTAAACCGATTGGTCCGCAATACACTGCATTTGCTACTCTTTGGCTTTATATCATTGCACACTCTTTGTTTGTTTTGTTTCGTTTCTATAGAACTGCTTCTGGCCATAAGAAAAACCAAGCTTTATATTTTTTAATTGTAATGCTAGTTGGATTTAGCGGGGGATCAACCCATTTTATTACCGCAATCGCTTTTTCTAAAGGTATTCAAATATATCCTTTTGGGCAATTAGGTGTAGCTTTGTATTGTATAGTAGCTACTTACGCTATCCTTAAATACCGCCTTATGGATGTTAGAATATTTGTTTCCCGGGCCGCGGCTTTTCTCATTAGTTATCCTTTCTTTTTGAGTATTCCTTTTATTTTTGCTTATAGGACGCAAGTAGAGCTTCATTCTTTGATGGGTGCTAATTGGTGGCTTGTGCCGGCTGGTTTAATTATCTTTTTTTCCAGTTTATCACCGATAGCCTATAGCCAATTAAAAATTAGGATGGAGGAAAAGCTTCTGGCGGATCAGAAGCGTTACCAAAAATTACTACTTCAGGCAGCAAGTGGTATGGCTACTGAGCATAATTTGAATAAACTTTCAAAACTCATTGTTTATATTGTTAAGCGGGCGGTAAAGGTAGAATTTGCGACTATTTTTATCGATGATAAAAATGATGGGGTTTACCGGATGAAAGCTTTTCGGGATACACAACGGGAAGCGCCATTTGCAAATGTGACCTTTCTTTATGAGCACTCTTTTATTAGATATCTAGCTAAGCATAGCGAACCTTGCATTTATGAAGAGTTACCAGAAGAGATTAGGGCTTCTTTGGGGGCATTTTCTAGCGCAGCTTTAGTTATACCTTCAGCTGTTCAAGATGAGCTTTTAGGTTTTGTTATTCTAGGGGCAAAGCTTAATAAACAACCCTATAGTGATGACGATGTAAATGTTTTTAAGATTCTTTCGCATCAAGCAGCCTTGGCTATTGAGAATAGTTTATTTCTAGAGGAAACTAAACAGGCACAGGAGAAGATATTTGCTGCCGAGAAGCTAGCTTCAATCGGTGGCATGGCTGACGGAGTGGCCCATCAGATTAAAAATCGTCTTAATCAATTTTCAGTAGCTAGTGGTGAGTTAAAGTATGAAATAAAAGATTATTTAGCCAAGCATCCGGCGATTACTAAAAATAATAAGGATTTGAAGAAAACCCTTAAATATCTTACTGAAATAGCCGACTCTCTCATAAATAATGTAAAGCGTACTGATGGGATAGTTAAGGGAATCCTTAACTTTGCCCGAGTGGAAGAGACCAGCACTTTTTTCTCTCAGTTTTCTTTAAAAGAGGTAATTGATTTGTCTGCCGAACTATTAAAGATAAAACATGAGATTTTCGAAGCTCCTTTGGATATTAAGCTAGGTTCTTCAGATACTGTTTATGGTATAAAATCTCAAATTACCGAGGCGGTTTATAACTTATTAGATAATGCTTATGAAGCTACTCAGGAGAAGAGAGCTCTCATGACCAAAGAAGGTAGGGATGGTTTTAATCCTCTAATTAAGATTAAGTTAACTCATAAGGCAGGCGTAAATTTGCTTGAAATTTCCGACAATGGTATTGGGATGAGAGATGAAGATAAAGCGAAAGTGTTTGCACCCTTTTTTACTACCAAATCGTCTTATAAATCAGGAACTGGAATCGGGGTGTATGTTGTTAAGCGTATGATTGAAGAGAATCATAAGGGCAAGGTTCACTTTAGTTCCACTTACATGGAGGGAACTAAATTTTTTGTAGAATTGCCAAAAAAATGA
- a CDS encoding response regulator, with amino-acid sequence MNKVLIVDDEVEITEFLCNFLNRFDIVNERASDAKTALDKFNKLKPNWVLLDIKMPGMDGFELLAEFKKINSNIKAMMITGKDDKESQDRAKKLGALDYIFKPLDLDELHQKIKTHILKK; translated from the coding sequence ATGAATAAAGTTTTAATAGTTGATGATGAAGTCGAAATTACCGAGTTTCTATGCAATTTTTTGAATCGTTTTGATATAGTTAATGAAAGAGCTTCTGATGCCAAAACTGCTTTAGATAAGTTTAACAAATTAAAGCCTAACTGGGTTTTATTGGACATAAAGATGCCGGGCATGGATGGGTTTGAGTTGTTGGCAGAGTTTAAAAAAATAAACTCAAACATAAAGGCAATGATGATTACTGGAAAAGATGACAAGGAATCGCAAGATCGCGCTAAAAAGTTAGGAGCCCTAGATTACATTTTTAAGCCTTTGGATTTAGATGAATTACATCAGAAAATTAAAACTCATATTCTTAAAAAATAA
- a CDS encoding HD-GYP domain-containing protein: MPKKKKPDYGKGLEQAAKQMILIRRVDTLIKLILRSIIKNIKVEHAGLLLYDKSKDAYIVTVSRGKGGIKIPAGLTKISKGNALVRYFTDKKLRIFGEQPLILEKISAYLNSERPKGTKNLRIFLRDVIFQLSLYNARACIAGFFREELIFILFLGRKINLKRFNQDELGFLSVLSSDAVMAIQNAWYFQDLDKQLHKNKNLFLQTVMALATAIEAKDKYTSGHTERVSHYSLLIAQEIKAVRSNAQKDWDRFSEDLRIASLLHDIGKIGLREGVLNKEGILTDEERSEMQRHPLVGSSILNQVDEFQDPILGVKYHHERYDGKGYPEGLKGNKIPLIAQIIAVADTYDAMTSDRPYRRGMSKKQAIQEIRKNKAKQFSPLVVDAFLKLYKEGKI; encoded by the coding sequence ATGCCGAAAAAAAAGAAACCTGACTATGGAAAAGGCTTAGAACAAGCTGCTAAGCAGATGATTCTAATCCGCCGGGTGGATACTCTGATTAAGCTCATTTTACGAAGCATTATCAAAAATATAAAAGTTGAGCATGCTGGCCTTCTTTTGTATGATAAGTCAAAAGATGCTTATATAGTTACTGTTTCTAGGGGGAAGGGCGGAATAAAGATACCGGCCGGCCTTACTAAGATAAGCAAAGGTAATGCATTGGTCAGATACTTTACTGATAAAAAACTAAGAATTTTTGGTGAGCAACCCCTTATTTTGGAAAAAATAAGTGCTTATCTTAATTCTGAAAGGCCTAAAGGTACTAAAAATTTAAGAATTTTTTTAAGGGACGTAATCTTTCAGCTCTCACTTTATAATGCTAGAGCTTGCATTGCCGGGTTTTTTAGAGAAGAGTTAATATTTATTCTTTTTTTAGGTCGAAAGATTAATCTCAAACGATTTAATCAAGACGAGTTAGGATTTTTATCAGTTTTAAGTTCAGATGCAGTAATGGCTATTCAGAATGCCTGGTACTTTCAGGATTTAGATAAACAGCTTCACAAAAACAAGAATTTATTTTTACAGACTGTTATGGCTTTAGCCACAGCGATTGAAGCTAAGGATAAATATACTTCCGGTCATACCGAGCGGGTATCGCACTACTCTTTGCTTATAGCTCAAGAGATAAAAGCAGTGCGCAGTAATGCCCAAAAAGATTGGGATAGATTTTCAGAGGATTTGAGAATAGCCTCATTACTTCACGATATTGGTAAAATTGGCCTTCGCGAAGGAGTACTCAATAAGGAAGGTATTTTAACTGACGAGGAAAGAAGCGAGATGCAACGGCATCCTTTAGTTGGGTCGTCAATATTGAATCAAGTTGATGAATTTCAAGATCCTATTTTGGGGGTGAAGTATCATCATGAGCGATACGATGGCAAGGGCTATCCTGAGGGTTTAAAGGGAAACAAAATACCTTTGATAGCTCAGATAATTGCCGTTGCTGATACTTATGACGCTATGACTTCCGATCGTCCTTACAGAAGAGGGATGTCTAAGAAGCAGGCTATACAGGAGATTCGCAAGAACAAGGCTAAGCAATTTTCTCCTTTGGTGGTCGATGCTTTTTTAAAACTTTACAAAGAGGGAAAGATATAG
- a CDS encoding ATP-dependent Clp protease proteolytic subunit, protein MSLMTEYINKRLSAQELEKELMALISKYNKKRDSFLLVFASAIGKPIPDIALSQEDYYMIADVLRNKENSSKIDIYLETPGGSGEAAEEIVNYLRSHFDGVSFVVSGEAKSAGTIMVLSGDEILMTKTGSLGPIDAQMKIGRSAMSAFDYIEWVNEKQKEAENKGKLNPFDAIMVAQISPGELKGVYHSLKFAEDLVVEWLKKYKFRNWKETETNKIQVTEEMKAQRAKEIVDELINHGKWRSHGRSIKIDDLESIKLKITRVDDDPVLKDIVCRIQTVCRLLFTTSSTYKIFATQDDKLLKQAVAMSAPLKIPSLPKLPDVVEINTKCPKCGKVHKIYAKFTHNPKIDEDYKKKGCIPFPKDNKLKCSCGYEINMSGIRNDLEVKIGKKVLE, encoded by the coding sequence ATGAGTTTAATGACCGAATATATAAACAAAAGGTTAAGCGCGCAAGAATTAGAGAAAGAATTGATGGCTTTAATATCTAAATATAATAAAAAGCGAGATTCCTTTTTATTAGTATTTGCAAGCGCTATCGGTAAACCAATTCCTGATATAGCTCTTTCTCAAGAAGATTATTATATGATAGCTGATGTATTACGAAATAAGGAAAATTCGTCTAAGATTGATATTTATTTAGAAACACCTGGTGGGAGTGGTGAGGCTGCTGAGGAAATAGTAAATTACTTACGGTCTCATTTTGACGGGGTGTCTTTTGTTGTTTCAGGTGAAGCAAAGAGCGCTGGTACTATAATGGTTTTGTCCGGAGATGAAATTCTTATGACTAAAACAGGTAGTTTAGGGCCAATAGATGCCCAAATGAAAATCGGCAGAAGTGCTATGTCGGCTTTTGATTATATTGAGTGGGTAAATGAGAAACAGAAGGAAGCCGAAAATAAAGGGAAACTTAATCCTTTTGATGCCATTATGGTAGCTCAAATAAGCCCTGGTGAGTTAAAAGGAGTCTATCACTCACTTAAGTTTGCTGAAGATTTAGTGGTTGAGTGGCTTAAAAAATATAAATTCAGAAATTGGAAAGAAACAGAAACCAACAAGATTCAAGTAACAGAAGAAATGAAGGCGCAGAGAGCAAAAGAAATAGTAGATGAGTTAATAAATCATGGTAAATGGCGTTCACATGGTAGATCAATAAAGATAGACGATCTTGAAAGCATAAAGCTAAAGATAACTAGAGTAGATGATGATCCTGTGTTAAAAGATATTGTCTGCAGAATTCAGACGGTTTGCAGATTGTTGTTTACTACGAGTTCTACATATAAAATTTTTGCTACTCAAGATGATAAGTTGCTTAAACAAGCTGTCGCAATGAGCGCCCCACTAAAAATACCTAGTTTGCCTAAATTACCTGATGTTGTTGAAATAAATACTAAGTGTCCTAAATGTGGTAAAGTGCATAAAATATATGCTAAGTTCACACACAATCCCAAGATTGATGAAGATTATAAGAAGAAAGGTTGTATCCCATTTCCGAAAGATAATAAACTTAAATGTAGTTGTGGTTATGAAATAAATATGAGTGGGATAAGGAATGATTTAGAGGTAAAAATCGGCAAAAAGGTACTTGAGTAA
- a CDS encoding restriction endonuclease, producing MDSFQRLLQEKHYPVDKEVLRQRIDELRQKLKLEHFEKQLNNSQHQPLTIYDLDSATGYEFENFLNILFKKMGYKVENTKLSGDQGADLVVEKFGEKIVVQAKRYNNKVTNRGVQEVVAAIKHYKADKGMVITTNEFTRSAIKLASSNNIKLIDRGELSKLISTYL from the coding sequence ATGGATTCTTTTCAACGTCTATTACAGGAGAAACATTATCCTGTTGATAAAGAAGTGTTGAGGCAGCGAATAGATGAATTAAGGCAAAAGCTAAAGCTTGAACATTTTGAAAAACAACTGAACAATAGCCAGCATCAACCTTTAACGATATACGATTTAGATTCAGCTACAGGATATGAATTTGAAAATTTTCTAAATATACTTTTTAAAAAAATGGGATATAAGGTAGAAAATACAAAGTTGTCTGGCGATCAAGGGGCAGATTTAGTTGTTGAAAAATTCGGAGAAAAAATCGTAGTGCAGGCAAAACGATATAATAATAAAGTAACTAATAGAGGAGTGCAGGAAGTTGTTGCGGCAATTAAGCATTACAAAGCAGATAAAGGTATGGTAATTACAACGAATGAGTTTACTCGTTCGGCTATAAAGTTGGCGAGTTCTAATAATATAAAGTTAATAGATAGGGGTGAATTGTCAAAGTTAATTAGCACTTATTTGTGA
- a CDS encoding helix-turn-helix domain-containing protein, which produces MSSAAKIGKRIKKLRKIQGLSQDKLSKLADVTHTTLAKIEVGKNDNPTIKTLLKIAKVLNVKVNELVY; this is translated from the coding sequence ATGTCAAGTGCAGCAAAAATTGGGAAAAGAATAAAGAAGTTACGAAAAATACAGGGGCTATCTCAAGATAAGTTATCTAAGCTTGCTGATGTCACTCATACTACCCTTGCGAAAATAGAAGTGGGAAAAAATGATAACCCCACAATTAAAACTCTTTTGAAAATTGCTAAGGTTCTTAACGTTAAGGTGAACGAATTGGTTTATTAA